In Salana multivorans, a single genomic region encodes these proteins:
- a CDS encoding ASCH domain-containing protein, giving the protein MTNDEENRAPEAFDLAARDADDALVRYWESVRAKVKVSRAHVVTGPGVQGTVPPPAFSFGDSPELADELLGLVLTGRKTATSTAMAELSDDEPAPRVGDLWIVLDGRERPRALIRTTSVTQVAFRDVTPAFAAAEGEGDGSLEHWRREHERSWRRVLGDDAFGPDMLVLCETFELVDPSPAPTATPTPAPGDGA; this is encoded by the coding sequence ATGACGAACGACGAGGAGAACCGCGCGCCGGAGGCCTTCGACCTCGCCGCGCGTGACGCGGACGACGCACTCGTGCGCTACTGGGAGTCGGTGCGCGCCAAGGTCAAGGTGAGTCGGGCCCACGTCGTGACGGGTCCGGGCGTCCAGGGGACCGTCCCGCCGCCCGCCTTCTCCTTCGGCGACTCCCCGGAGCTCGCGGACGAGCTCCTCGGGCTGGTGCTCACGGGCCGCAAGACGGCGACGTCGACGGCGATGGCCGAGCTCTCGGACGACGAGCCGGCGCCGCGCGTCGGCGACCTGTGGATCGTGCTCGACGGGCGGGAGCGCCCGCGGGCGCTCATCCGCACGACGAGCGTCACCCAGGTCGCGTTCCGCGACGTGACGCCGGCCTTCGCGGCGGCCGAGGGCGAGGGCGACGGATCGCTCGAGCACTGGCGCCGCGAGCACGAGCGCTCCTGGCGCCGCGTCCTCGGCGACGACGCGTTCGGCCCGGACATGCTCGTGCTGTGCGAGACGTTCGAGCTCGTCGACCCCTCGCCCGCCCCGACCGCGACCCCG
- the ilvC gene encoding ketol-acid reductoisomerase: MAELFYDDDADLSVIQGKKVAIVGYGSQGHAHAQNLRDSGVEVVIALKEGSKSKAKAEEEGFTVMSVADATAWADLIMILAPDQHQRSIYSEQIKPNLAAGKTLAFAHGFNIRFGYIEAPDGVDVILVAPKAPGHTVRREYVAGRGIPDIIAVEVDASGTAWETALSYAKAIGGTRAGVIRTTFTEETETDLFGEQAVLCGGVSHLVQYGFETLVEAGYQPEIAYFEVLHELKLIVDLMWEGGIAKQRWSISDTAEYGDYVSGPRVIDPSVKANMAAVLADIQSGAFASRFIADQDAGAPEFLELRAKEAQHPIETTGKQLRSLFAWKQQDADYTEGSAAR; the protein is encoded by the coding sequence GTGGCTGAGCTGTTCTACGACGACGACGCCGACCTGTCCGTCATCCAGGGGAAGAAGGTCGCGATCGTCGGCTACGGCTCCCAGGGGCACGCGCACGCGCAGAACCTGCGGGACTCCGGCGTCGAGGTCGTCATCGCCCTCAAGGAGGGCTCGAAGTCCAAGGCGAAGGCCGAGGAGGAGGGCTTCACCGTGATGTCGGTCGCCGACGCCACGGCGTGGGCCGACCTCATCATGATCCTGGCGCCCGACCAGCACCAGCGCTCGATCTACAGCGAGCAGATCAAGCCGAACCTCGCCGCGGGCAAGACCCTCGCGTTCGCGCACGGCTTCAACATCCGGTTCGGCTACATCGAGGCGCCCGACGGCGTCGACGTCATCCTCGTCGCGCCCAAGGCCCCGGGCCACACGGTGCGTCGCGAGTACGTCGCCGGCCGCGGCATCCCGGACATCATCGCGGTCGAGGTCGACGCCTCGGGCACGGCGTGGGAGACGGCCCTGTCCTACGCGAAGGCGATCGGCGGCACGCGCGCCGGCGTCATCCGGACGACGTTCACGGAGGAGACCGAGACCGACCTGTTCGGTGAGCAGGCCGTCCTCTGCGGCGGCGTGTCGCACCTCGTCCAGTACGGGTTCGAGACGCTGGTCGAGGCCGGCTACCAGCCGGAGATCGCCTACTTCGAGGTGCTGCACGAGCTCAAGCTCATCGTCGACCTCATGTGGGAGGGCGGCATCGCCAAGCAGCGCTGGTCCATCTCGGACACGGCGGAGTACGGCGACTACGTCTCCGGCCCGCGCGTCATCGACCCGAGCGTCAAGGCCAACATGGCCGCGGTCCTCGCCGACATCCAGTCGGGCGCGTTCGCCTCGCGGTTCATCGCCGACCAGGACGCCGGCGCGCCGGAGTTCCTCGAGCTGCGCGCCAAGGAGGCCCAGCACCCGATCGAGACGACGGGCAAGCAGCTGCGGTCGCTGTTCGCGTGGAAGCAGCAGGACGCCGACTACACCGAGGGCAGCGCCGCGCGCTGA
- the ilvN gene encoding acetolactate synthase small subunit has product MSRHTLSVLVENKPGVLTRVAALFARRAFNIHSLAVGPTEHDDVSRITVVVDVEELPLEQVTKQLNKLVNVIKIVELEDRASVQRELLLVKVKADDASRTAVLQVVELFRAHVVDVAPEAVTIEATGGPDKLGALLTALEPYGVREMVKSGTVAIGRGARSMSDRALERLSRSA; this is encoded by the coding sequence ATGAGCCGTCACACCCTGTCGGTACTCGTCGAGAACAAGCCCGGTGTCCTCACCCGGGTCGCGGCGCTGTTCGCGCGCCGCGCGTTCAACATCCACTCCCTGGCGGTCGGCCCGACGGAGCACGACGACGTGTCGCGCATCACCGTCGTCGTCGACGTCGAGGAGCTGCCGCTCGAGCAGGTGACGAAGCAGCTGAACAAGCTCGTCAACGTCATCAAGATCGTCGAGCTCGAGGACCGCGCGTCGGTCCAGCGCGAGCTCCTGCTCGTCAAGGTCAAGGCCGACGACGCCTCGCGGACCGCGGTCCTCCAGGTCGTCGAGCTGTTCCGGGCGCACGTCGTCGACGTCGCCCCGGAGGCCGTGACGATCGAGGCGACGGGCGGCCCGGACAAGCTGGGCGCGCTGCTCACCGCCCTCGAGCCCTACGGGGTCCGGGAGATGGTGAAGTCCGGTACCGTCGCCATCGGCCGCGGTGCCCGCTCCATGAGCGACCGCGCCCTCGAGCGCCTGTCGCGCTCCGCCTGA
- a CDS encoding acetolactate synthase large subunit, translated as MSTTVNRSSTAAVRGPAAPTRSPIPARPRAQASSAVEGEGERMTGASAIVRSLEAAGTDVVFGLPGGAILPTYDPLLDSTKLRHILVRHEQGAGHAASGYAHATGRVGVCIATSGPGATNLVTPLADANMDSVPMVAITGQVGASLIGTDAFQEADIVGVTMPVTKHSFLVTDAAEIPARIAEAFHIAATGRPGPVLVDIAKSAQTSEMTFHWPDELELPGYHPTVKPHLKQVREAARLLATAKRPVLYVGGGVIRGNASEALRALTDLSGAPVVTTLMARGALPDTHPQHLGMPGMHGTVPAVAALQRADLIVALGTRFDDRVTGLLSSFAPLATVVHADIDPAEISKNRRADVPIVGEINDVITEMTRELVKEHEQHGLPDLEGWWAQLGKLRETYPRGWHATEDGLLAPQHVIERLGKITGPEAVYVAGVGQHQMWAAQFIDYERPRSWLNSGGLGTMGYAVPAAMGAKVGQPDRTVWAIDGDGCFQMTNQELATCAIEGIPIKVALINNSSLGMVRQWQTLFYDGRYSHTELSTGHGSRRIPDFVKLAEAYGCVGLRCESEKDVDATIKRANEIDDVPVVVDFTVSRDAMVWPMVASGVSNDAIQYARGITPDFERED; from the coding sequence ATGTCGACCACTGTGAACCGGTCGAGCACGGCCGCCGTCCGCGGCCCTGCCGCGCCGACCAGGTCGCCCATCCCGGCGCGTCCGCGTGCCCAGGCCTCGTCCGCCGTCGAGGGCGAGGGCGAGCGCATGACGGGAGCGAGCGCGATCGTACGGTCGCTCGAGGCCGCGGGCACGGACGTCGTCTTCGGCCTTCCCGGCGGTGCGATCCTCCCGACCTACGACCCGCTGCTCGACTCGACCAAGCTGCGGCACATCCTCGTCCGGCACGAGCAGGGCGCCGGCCACGCCGCGTCCGGCTACGCGCACGCGACGGGCCGCGTCGGCGTCTGCATCGCCACGTCGGGCCCGGGGGCGACCAACCTCGTGACGCCGCTCGCGGACGCGAACATGGACTCGGTCCCGATGGTCGCGATCACGGGTCAGGTCGGCGCGAGCCTCATCGGGACGGACGCCTTCCAGGAGGCCGACATCGTCGGGGTCACCATGCCGGTGACGAAGCACTCGTTCCTCGTGACGGACGCCGCCGAGATCCCGGCGCGCATCGCGGAGGCGTTCCACATCGCCGCCACGGGACGTCCGGGGCCCGTCCTCGTCGACATCGCGAAGTCGGCGCAGACGTCCGAGATGACGTTCCACTGGCCCGACGAGCTCGAGCTGCCCGGCTACCACCCGACCGTGAAGCCGCACCTCAAGCAGGTGCGCGAGGCCGCCCGGCTGCTGGCGACGGCGAAGCGCCCGGTGCTGTACGTCGGCGGTGGCGTCATCCGCGGCAACGCGAGCGAGGCCCTGCGCGCCCTCACGGACCTGTCCGGGGCCCCCGTCGTCACGACGCTCATGGCACGCGGTGCCCTGCCGGACACCCACCCGCAGCACCTCGGCATGCCCGGGATGCACGGGACGGTGCCCGCCGTCGCCGCGCTCCAGCGGGCCGACCTCATCGTCGCGCTCGGCACCCGGTTCGACGACCGCGTGACGGGTCTCCTGTCGAGCTTCGCGCCGCTCGCGACGGTGGTCCACGCGGACATCGACCCCGCCGAGATCTCGAAGAACCGGCGCGCCGACGTGCCGATCGTGGGGGAGATCAACGACGTCATCACCGAGATGACGCGCGAGCTGGTCAAGGAGCACGAGCAGCACGGCCTGCCCGACCTCGAGGGCTGGTGGGCGCAGCTCGGCAAGCTGCGCGAGACCTACCCGCGCGGCTGGCACGCGACGGAGGACGGGCTGCTCGCCCCGCAGCACGTGATCGAGCGGCTCGGGAAGATCACCGGCCCGGAGGCGGTCTACGTCGCCGGCGTCGGCCAGCACCAGATGTGGGCCGCGCAGTTCATCGACTACGAGCGCCCCCGCTCGTGGCTCAACTCCGGCGGCCTCGGCACGATGGGCTACGCCGTCCCCGCCGCGATGGGCGCGAAGGTCGGCCAGCCCGACCGGACCGTGTGGGCGATCGACGGCGACGGCTGCTTCCAGATGACGAACCAGGAGCTGGCCACCTGCGCCATCGAGGGCATCCCGATCAAGGTCGCCCTCATCAACAACTCCTCGCTCGGCATGGTCCGGCAGTGGCAGACGCTGTTCTACGACGGCCGCTACTCCCACACGGAGCTCTCCACCGGGCACGGCAGCCGGCGGATCCCCGACTTCGTCAAGCTCGCCGAGGCCTACGGCTGCGTCGGGCTGCGGTGCGAGTCGGAGAAGGACGTCGACGCGACCATCAAGCGGGCGAACGAGATCGACGACGTGCCCGTGGTCGTCGACTTCACCGTGAGCCGCGACGCCATGGTGTGGCCGATGGTGGCCTCCGGCGTCTCCAACGACGCCATCCAGTACGCCCGGGGGATCACCCCGGACTTCGAGCGGGAGGACTGA
- a CDS encoding FAD-dependent oxidoreductase, with translation MTTTVIGAGYAGVMAANRLAASGEGVTVVTPAPWFVERIRLHAVAGGTRPTARVALSELLHPDVTLVTDTVARIGDVLELASGATLTYDTAIYAVGSGGRRGAATGGDDDWDATGEHGVGPDAPDGTGGDEAERDTTGGPGAGTSGAAADAGRPGTGTTVHSVSDEASALALRASLAHRPEAPVTVVGAGLTGVELAGTLRASGRRVRLVTASEPVRRGPRAQLASLVRAGVDVEVRRWSAGGESASTDHAERSRGGARPGPVVDRVGAATPPTDRGDAPAPTARTARSGEDRVEPADPDAIVVDATGFAYPTLAADSGLPTDALGRLLVDASLTVPGRPRILGAGDAVRIDAPGYGHLRPACATALPMGAHAADVILARAQGRPVPVFGLGYVLQCVDLGDGRGHIQLVHSDDTERQLAVTGRAGGMVKEAVCRMTLRWLTQEGRRPGSYRWAAPPRSRSGAA, from the coding sequence ATGACGACGACGGTGATCGGTGCCGGCTACGCCGGGGTGATGGCGGCGAACCGGCTCGCCGCGAGCGGGGAGGGCGTGACGGTGGTGACCCCGGCGCCCTGGTTCGTCGAGCGGATCCGGCTGCACGCCGTGGCGGGCGGGACCCGGCCGACCGCGCGGGTGGCGCTGAGCGAGCTCCTGCACCCGGACGTCACCCTCGTCACGGACACCGTCGCGCGGATCGGGGACGTGCTCGAGCTCGCCTCCGGCGCCACGCTGACCTACGACACGGCGATCTACGCCGTCGGTTCCGGCGGACGGCGGGGTGCGGCGACAGGGGGTGACGACGACTGGGACGCGACCGGAGAACACGGGGTCGGACCGGACGCGCCGGACGGGACCGGTGGGGACGAGGCCGAACGGGACACGACCGGTGGGCCCGGTGCCGGGACGAGCGGGGCCGCGGCCGACGCCGGGAGGCCCGGCACCGGGACGACCGTTCACTCGGTGAGCGACGAGGCGAGCGCGCTGGCGCTGCGCGCGTCGTTGGCGCACCGCCCGGAGGCGCCGGTCACCGTGGTCGGTGCCGGCCTCACGGGCGTGGAGCTGGCGGGCACGCTGCGCGCCTCCGGCCGGCGCGTCCGGCTCGTCACGGCGAGCGAGCCGGTGCGACGGGGACCCCGGGCGCAGCTCGCCTCGCTCGTGCGCGCCGGCGTCGACGTCGAGGTGCGGCGATGGTCGGCCGGCGGGGAGTCGGCGTCGACGGACCACGCGGAACGGTCCCGGGGCGGCGCGCGGCCGGGGCCTGTCGTCGACCGCGTCGGCGCGGCGACTCCCCCGACGGACCGCGGAGACGCCCCGGCCCCGACGGCTCGCACCGCCCGCTCGGGCGAGGATCGGGTGGAACCCGCCGACCCGGACGCCATCGTCGTCGACGCCACCGGCTTCGCCTACCCGACGCTGGCGGCCGACTCCGGGCTGCCGACGGACGCGCTCGGCCGGCTGCTCGTCGACGCCTCGCTCACCGTGCCGGGCCGGCCGCGGATCCTCGGGGCGGGCGATGCGGTCCGCATCGACGCCCCGGGGTACGGGCACCTCCGCCCGGCGTGCGCCACCGCCCTGCCGATGGGCGCGCACGCGGCCGACGTGATCCTCGCCCGGGCGCAGGGTCGGCCCGTGCCCGTCTTCGGCCTGGGCTACGTGCTCCAGTGCGTCGACCTCGGCGACGGACGGGGCCACATCCAGCTCGTGCACTCCGACGACACGGAGCGCCAGCTCGCCGTCACGGGTCGGGCCGGTGGGATGGTCAAGGAGGCCGTGTGCCGGATGACGCTGCGCTGGCTGACCCAGGAGGGGCGGCGACCGGGGTCCTACCGGTGGGCGGCGCCCCCGCGGAGCCGGTCGGGCGCGGCCTAG
- the sigJ gene encoding RNA polymerase sigma factor SigJ, translating to MDHAAVFAEHRPRMLAAAFHITGSRHDAEDVVQDAWLAWARVDGASVREPGAFLGVMASRLALNAVRTQRRRRESYPGPWLPEPVVEDGSPEWAVLHSDGLGQALDFVLTTLTPEQATAYVLRKVLDVAYDEIAGVLETSPAAARQLVSRAQRAIAADLGALGGGQLERDARALERLGAAVAEGDVEAIVALLSPDATLYSDGGGRRTAALRPILGAEKIARTLLGLARNAGLRITPALVNGGAGVLVQELGTLTTTITLHTTDEGVHALYFVRNPEKLASIDAS from the coding sequence ATGGACCACGCCGCCGTCTTCGCCGAGCACAGGCCGCGGATGCTGGCCGCCGCCTTCCACATCACGGGGTCGCGGCACGACGCCGAGGACGTCGTCCAGGACGCGTGGCTCGCGTGGGCCCGCGTCGACGGCGCATCGGTGCGGGAACCCGGGGCGTTCCTCGGCGTCATGGCATCGCGGCTGGCGCTCAACGCCGTCCGCACGCAGCGGCGACGGCGGGAGAGCTATCCGGGGCCGTGGCTGCCGGAGCCCGTGGTCGAGGACGGGTCGCCCGAGTGGGCCGTGCTGCACAGCGACGGGCTCGGCCAGGCGCTGGACTTCGTCCTCACCACGCTCACGCCGGAGCAGGCGACCGCCTACGTCCTGCGCAAGGTGCTCGACGTGGCGTACGACGAGATCGCCGGGGTGCTCGAGACCTCGCCGGCGGCGGCGCGCCAGCTCGTCTCGCGCGCCCAGCGCGCGATCGCCGCCGACCTGGGCGCGCTCGGGGGTGGCCAGCTCGAGCGGGACGCCCGAGCGCTCGAGCGGCTGGGGGCCGCGGTCGCGGAGGGCGACGTCGAGGCGATCGTCGCCCTCCTCTCCCCCGACGCGACGCTCTACTCCGACGGCGGCGGACGCAGGACCGCCGCGCTGCGCCCCATCCTGGGCGCCGAGAAGATCGCCCGAACGCTGCTCGGGCTGGCCCGGAACGCAGGACTGCGCATCACGCCGGCGCTCGTCAACGGCGGCGCCGGCGTCCTGGTGCAGGAGCTCGGGACTCTCACGACGACGATCACGCTGCACACCACCGACGAGGGCGTTCACGCGCTGTACTTCGTCCGCAACCCGGAGAAGCTCGCCTCGATCGACGCGTCCTGA